DNA sequence from the Leptospirillum ferrooxidans C2-3 genome:
ACAGACCCCGTATCCTCCGGATCCAGAAACTGGAGAAGGGCCCACAGGGCGTCCTCCAGCTCGAACGACTCGGCCACCGAATCAGCCCCTCACCGAAAGCCGGCCTTCAGGAGCTTTCGAGTGGTTGGCGGGAACAGGCCTGTTCACAGAGTGTCTGGCAGGGTTTTTTGAAACCGCGTCTCTCCAGGCCTCAAGCAGACCTTCCAGAATCTCCTTGACCGGTTTGAGACGCCGTTCTTCATTTCTGATGTTGGCCACCGAAATCTCCTCCATCAGGAAGAGGTAAAGAGCAATCAGACGATCTTCCCAGTCTCCCGACTCTCCGGTTTCCGCCTTGTTGGCCTCAAGAGCCATCGCAAGCTCCCCCAAAATGGCGGTCGACCGGTTGGTCGCATCGATCTTTCCGGGAATATCCCTTCGGACAATGGCTTCCTCAAGCATATCCACGGTTTTGATCAATCCCTGATACAGTTTCAGAAGAATCTCGCTTTTCGTCATCGTATTGACACTTGCACTCTGGTATGCCTGGATTGACATTTTTTTGACTTCCTCCCGGCCGGAGTTCCTTCTTCCGGACACCCGCTTTACAGGGTTCCCTTCGCAATCTGTTGACTGACATAATTTTGCTTCGCGTTCAGCCCACCGAGCAGGCTCTGGAGATTGGAATACTTTTCCTCGAGACTGTCCCTTAAATCGGAAAGGCTTTCGCTTTTATGTTCTATTTCCTTTTCGGTCGATTCCCCCTCGTTGGTGAGGGCTGAAAGCTCTCCCGTGACCGGTCCGGTGACGGGATTGGTCAAATCATCAAGATCGGAATGAAGAGTACGGAGAACCCCTTCTGTACGATCTTTTCCGGCAGAACCGGCAAGAACTCCGACAACCCCCTTGTAATCGCCTCCAAGGGCACGATCCAGCGTGGACTGATTCAGGGTCAAACGGCCGTCCTGTCCAAAATCCAGTCCAATATCGGAAAGGGTATGGTACGGGCCATTCCCCGTGATCGGCTTGGTCAGGGTCGTCGCCAGACGATTCCGGATGTCCGTGACCGTAAAACTGCCCAAGAATGGGCCGCCTCGGCCGGTCGCCTTGTCATATCGGGAATTTTCCGAAATGAAGTTGATCAGGTCATTGTAGTTCTTGACAAAGGACTGGATATTCGAAGTGATCTTCTTCCGGTCGTGGACAATCGAGACACCCACAGGAGCATTCCCCGAGGTGGGAGAGACAAGATGAAGCACCGTTCCCGGAACGGCATCCTTGACATCGTTCGAAGAGGACACCACGGGGACACCATCCACCGTCAGATGCGCCATGCTGGCTTTCTGGACAACGTGGAAGGTCATCCCGATCCCTTCGGTACCGGCAACCCGGAAATTCAGACCATTTTTGGAAGATGACAGGGAAAGCGAGTAGGGACGTCCCGGCTGGCCGGTCCTCATGACCATCGCATGAACCCCGATCTTGGCCTTGTTGATCGCACTGGCAAGGTCGTTCAGGGTAAATCCCGAAGACTGGTCGATGCGGATGGTCTTATAGCTCCCGCCGATCAAATGGTCCCCGATCAGAAAGGTTATGATCCCATGGGAAAGCGCCCCATCGGGAGGGATGTTCAGGACGGAGGCCTTGTCGGGATCGGCAAGCCCCGAAGAGACCACGACTCCCGGCCGGGCAAGGGAGGCCACCGAAATGTCGTGATGGCCGATGTGGGCGTTGTCCGACGGAGTCAGGGTAAATCCCGAGTTGGGAGGAGTTTGTGCCTTGAATGCGTTGAAATTGCCTTCGAGATGGAGTGATTCCGCTGTGTTCTTAAACCCCTCAAGCTTTTTCTGAAGGGATCTCCATACCGCTTGCAATTGAGCCTGCTGGGCCTGGGTCTGCTGAAGCTCGACCAGAGGGACCTCCGCAGCCTTCATGTTCGCTTCGACAAGTGCATCGGTGTCCAGATTCTGGGACAGGGCTGCCATGTTGGAAATACGCATCCGATGGGAGGGGTGATCACCTGGGAGTGACCCCATGCTTCCTGAAATCCCGCTCACAGATAACCTCCCCCCAACGGTGTTCTTTTGTTGAAGCGCCGAACGAATGGTCCGTCGCCCCCTATGACTTATATCCCGGCCCTATCTGTGCTTCGGCGCTCTGGCTAAGGGAGCAGCTTGATCGCAGCCTGAGGAATCAGATTTGCTTGGGCCAGGACCGCTGCGCCGGATTGGGAAAGAATTTGCCGCTTGGTAAAAG
Encoded proteins:
- the fliD gene encoding flagellar filament capping protein FliD; this translates as MSGISGSMGSLPGDHPSHRMRISNMAALSQNLDTDALVEANMKAAEVPLVELQQTQAQQAQLQAVWRSLQKKLEGFKNTAESLHLEGNFNAFKAQTPPNSGFTLTPSDNAHIGHHDISVASLARPGVVVSSGLADPDKASVLNIPPDGALSHGIITFLIGDHLIGGSYKTIRIDQSSGFTLNDLASAINKAKIGVHAMVMRTGQPGRPYSLSLSSSKNGLNFRVAGTEGIGMTFHVVQKASMAHLTVDGVPVVSSSNDVKDAVPGTVLHLVSPTSGNAPVGVSIVHDRKKITSNIQSFVKNYNDLINFISENSRYDKATGRGGPFLGSFTVTDIRNRLATTLTKPITGNGPYHTLSDIGLDFGQDGRLTLNQSTLDRALGGDYKGVVGVLAGSAGKDRTEGVLRTLHSDLDDLTNPVTGPVTGELSALTNEGESTEKEIEHKSESLSDLRDSLEEKYSNLQSLLGGLNAKQNYVSQQIAKGTL
- the fliS gene encoding flagellar export chaperone FliS; the encoded protein is MSIQAYQSASVNTMTKSEILLKLYQGLIKTVDMLEEAIVRRDIPGKIDATNRSTAILGELAMALEANKAETGESGDWEDRLIALYLFLMEEISVANIRNEERRLKPVKEILEGLLEAWRDAVSKNPARHSVNRPVPANHSKAPEGRLSVRG